A genomic region of Gossypium hirsutum isolate 1008001.06 chromosome D01, Gossypium_hirsutum_v2.1, whole genome shotgun sequence contains the following coding sequences:
- the LOC107952086 gene encoding protein yippee-like At5g53940 isoform X4, giving the protein MGRIFVVELDGRSYRCKFCRTHLALPDDLVSRSFHCRRGKAYLFNNAVNITVGALEERVMLSGMHTVADIFCCCCGQIVGWKYEAAHEKSQKYKEGKFVLERGRIVDEIDFSSEVYIDTRPSMSDGEDA; this is encoded by the exons ATGGGAAGGATATTTGTGGTTGAGCTTGATGGAAGGTCTTATAGATGCAAGTTTTGTAGAACTCACTTGGCTCTCCCTGATGATCTTGTTTCCAGG TCTTTCCATTGTCGCCGGGGGAAAGCCTACCTCTTCAATAATGC GGTGAACATAACAGTTGGAGCCTTGGAAGAGAGGGTGATGCTATCTGGAATGCATACTGTGGCTGATATATTTTGCTGCTGTTGTGGACAGATTGTTGGCTGGAAATAC GAGGCTGCACATGAGAAGAGTCAAAAGTACAAAGAAGGAAAGTTTGTTCTTGAGAG GGGAAGGATCGTGGATGAAATTGACTTCTCGTCGGAAGTATACATTGATACCCGTCCTAGTATGAGCGATGGCGAAGACGCGTAG
- the LOC107952089 gene encoding serine/arginine repetitive matrix protein 2 — translation MGKSSSLKKKRSKRSSQLRMRKRNKVKGKKSKSKKLRHRQDDSVSYSDDTDSTSTASISSSSSEDDYKSRRSQSRNRKDMKGKKKRARRRSSGRESSGNSPCIKKRGGSRKRTSKRKKSTRDVIMSSRSSSSRSLSCSTCPSDSDESGYEKRKGRSERREKYGRSEKVKGGSKRSKGRSRSCSSCSRYNEGSDHSIGERVMEESNTRRLKSVITVVKRENESSRELIADEPKEDVYDYDDYPSCRSNDSNDGCNPRELQQYPHAISETKRPPDDEQVEVSNVRMSSIEEINVSNATDGLIGDDIELILRQHALENLKKFRGRLQKNINPPITPNDNSAADVKTLSSVNTDSFQIKAPKADDGRMVITSQVSQQIRQSPVRRDSSTLPKNDRNTPHMSDGRYSETVGSDLAPPLARVVSTSVPTNKPKLVISQTGLEAPNTHTTWKQEAATQEPCQAKLVTDSNVDEGGLETTQTIKPSEENAASVSNRPKSVKLRAGQEPPNTYSTQKQDSAALESSQGKSVTESSVNDSSSQSVNPHECGNPGSKVNDTCNKPTSSGNISSDKLEDETKDGSQFQQKTMSVMRGGEMVQVSYQVYIPKRAPALARRQLKR, via the exons ATGGGAAAATCATCTTCTTTGAAGAAAAAACGTTCCAAAAGGTCATCTCAG TTGCGAATGAGGAAGAGAAATAAGGTTAAGGGCAAGAAAAGCAAGTCCAAGAAGCTTCGACATCGGCAAGATGATTCTGTTTCTTATTCAGATGATACTGATTCGACAAGTACCGCATCTATTTCATCCTCTAGTTCCGAGGATGATTATAAAAGTCGAAGGTCCCAGTCTCGTAATAGGAAGGACATGAAAGGTAAAAAGAAGAGAGCTAGAAGGCGGTCCTCCGGTAGGGAAAGTAGTGGGAATTCTCCTTGCATAAAGAAACGTGGAGGATCAAGGAAGAGAACCAGTAAGAGGAAAAAGTCTACAAGAGATGTGATTATGAGTTCTCGTAGTAGTAGTAGTAGGTCCTTGAGTTGCTCAACTTGTCCGAGTGACAGCGACGAGAGTGGATATGAGAAGAGAAAGGGCAGATCAGAAAGGAGGGAGAAATATGGTAGGTCGGAGAAGGTTAAAGGAGGAAGCAAAAGGAGTAAGGGCCGATCAAGGAGTTGTTCTTCTTGTAGTAGATATAATGAAGGATCTGATCATTCAATTGGGGAGAGAGTAATGGAAGAGAGCAACACGAGGCGGCTGAAATCGGTTATTACTGTTGTTAAGCGAGAAAATGAAAGCAGCAGAGAATTGATTGCTGATGAGCCTAAAGAAGATGTATATGATTACGATGATTACCCATCCTGTAGGAGCAATGATAGCAATGATGGCTGTAATCCGAGGGAGTTACAGCAATATCCCCATGCTATATCTGAGACGAAAAGGCCTCCAGATGATGAGCAAGTAGAAGTTTCTAATGTCAGAATGAGCAGCATCGAGGAAATTAATGTTTCGAATGCAACTGATGGTTTAATTGGTGatgatattgaattgattttaaGACAGCATGCACTGGAGAACTTGAAAAAGTTTCGTGGTCGGCTCCAGAAAAACATTAATCCTCCAATTACTCCAAATGATAATAGTGCTGCTGATGTTAAAACACTGTCTTCTGTAAACACTGACTCGTTTCAGATTAAAGCCCCTAAGGCAGATGATGGTAGAATGGTGATAACGAGCCAAGTGAGCCAACAGATTAGACAGTCTCCGGTTAGAAGAGACTCATCCACCCTTCCTAAGAATGATAGGAACACTCCACATATGAGTGATGGAAGATATTCCGAGACCGTCGGGAGTGATCTTGCTCCCCCATTGGCTCGGGTGGTTTCCACTTCTGTTCCTACTAATAAGCCGAAGTTGGTTATCTCACAAACTGGTCTTGAAGCACCTAACACTCACACTACGTGGAAACAAGAAGCTGCCACCCAAGAACCTTGTCAAGCCAAGTTGGTAACCGATAGTAATGTGGATGAGGGTGGTTTAGAAACCACCCAAACCATAAAACCCTCCGAGGAGAATGCAGCTTCTGTTTCTAATAGGCCAAAATCTGTTAAATTGCGAGCAGGACAGGAGCCACCTAATACTTATAGCACCCAAAAACAAGATTCTGCTGCACTAGAATCTTCTCAAGGTAAGTCGGTAACTGAGAGTAGCGTGAATGATAGTAGTTCCCAAAGTGTGAACCCCCATGAATGTGGCAATCCGGGCAGTAAAGTTAACGATACATGCAATAAGCCAACTTCTTCTGGAAACATTAGCTCAGATAAACTGGAAGATGAGACCAAGGATGGTTCACAATTTCAACAAAAGACAATGTCTGTAATGCGGGGTGGGGAAATGGTACAG GTGAGTTACCAGGTCTATATTCCGAAGCGTGCCCCTGCTTTGGCTAGGAGACAACTCAAGCGCTGA
- the LOC107952086 gene encoding protein yippee-like At5g53940 isoform X3 produces MGRIFVVELDGRSYRCKFCRTHLALPDDLVSRSFHCRRGKAYLFNNAIPFSRVNITVGALEERVMLSGMHTVADIFCCCCGQIVGWKYEAAHEKSQKYKEGKFVLERGRIVDEIDFSSEVYIDTRPSMSDGEDA; encoded by the exons ATGGGAAGGATATTTGTGGTTGAGCTTGATGGAAGGTCTTATAGATGCAAGTTTTGTAGAACTCACTTGGCTCTCCCTGATGATCTTGTTTCCAGG TCTTTCCATTGTCGCCGGGGGAAAGCCTACCTCTTCAATAATGC AATTCCATTCTCCAGGGTGAACATAACAGTTGGAGCCTTGGAAGAGAGGGTGATGCTATCTGGAATGCATACTGTGGCTGATATATTTTGCTGCTGTTGTGGACAGATTGTTGGCTGGAAATAC GAGGCTGCACATGAGAAGAGTCAAAAGTACAAAGAAGGAAAGTTTGTTCTTGAGAG GGGAAGGATCGTGGATGAAATTGACTTCTCGTCGGAAGTATACATTGATACCCGTCCTAGTATGAGCGATGGCGAAGACGCGTAG
- the LOC107952086 gene encoding protein yippee-like At5g53940 isoform X1 has protein sequence MGRIFVVELDGRSYRCKFCRTHLALPDDLVSRSFHCRRGKAYLFNNAIPFSRVNITVGALEERVMLSGMHTVADIFCCCCGQIVGWKYEAAHEKSQKYKEGKFVLERLVRSFASDRGRIVDEIDFSSEVYIDTRPSMSDGEDA, from the exons ATGGGAAGGATATTTGTGGTTGAGCTTGATGGAAGGTCTTATAGATGCAAGTTTTGTAGAACTCACTTGGCTCTCCCTGATGATCTTGTTTCCAGG TCTTTCCATTGTCGCCGGGGGAAAGCCTACCTCTTCAATAATGC AATTCCATTCTCCAGGGTGAACATAACAGTTGGAGCCTTGGAAGAGAGGGTGATGCTATCTGGAATGCATACTGTGGCTGATATATTTTGCTGCTGTTGTGGACAGATTGTTGGCTGGAAATAC GAGGCTGCACATGAGAAGAGTCAAAAGTACAAAGAAGGAAAGTTTGTTCTTGAGAG GTTAGTCCGTTCTTTTGCATCGGACAGGGGAAGGATCGTGGATGAAATTGACTTCTCGTCGGAAGTATACATTGATACCCGTCCTAGTATGAGCGATGGCGAAGACGCGTAG
- the LOC107952086 gene encoding protein yippee-like At5g53940 isoform X2, whose protein sequence is MGRIFVVELDGRSYRCKFCRTHLALPDDLVSRSFHCRRGKAYLFNNAVNITVGALEERVMLSGMHTVADIFCCCCGQIVGWKYEAAHEKSQKYKEGKFVLERLVRSFASDRGRIVDEIDFSSEVYIDTRPSMSDGEDA, encoded by the exons ATGGGAAGGATATTTGTGGTTGAGCTTGATGGAAGGTCTTATAGATGCAAGTTTTGTAGAACTCACTTGGCTCTCCCTGATGATCTTGTTTCCAGG TCTTTCCATTGTCGCCGGGGGAAAGCCTACCTCTTCAATAATGC GGTGAACATAACAGTTGGAGCCTTGGAAGAGAGGGTGATGCTATCTGGAATGCATACTGTGGCTGATATATTTTGCTGCTGTTGTGGACAGATTGTTGGCTGGAAATAC GAGGCTGCACATGAGAAGAGTCAAAAGTACAAAGAAGGAAAGTTTGTTCTTGAGAG GTTAGTCCGTTCTTTTGCATCGGACAGGGGAAGGATCGTGGATGAAATTGACTTCTCGTCGGAAGTATACATTGATACCCGTCCTAGTATGAGCGATGGCGAAGACGCGTAG